A window of Cryptomeria japonica chromosome 3, Sugi_1.0, whole genome shotgun sequence contains these coding sequences:
- the LOC131049169 gene encoding leucine-rich repeat receptor protein kinase HPCA1 encodes MGGFSCILLFIIASLCFGIDGGVTNSKDVSTMTLLKLQWRNSSQLRWEGVDPCASNWVGVTCSGSRVIYLHLTSMGLKGELPPEIGSLTALQSLDLSYNTGLTGQIPSSLGNLGRLFELLLIGCSLSGRIPAELGNLQRLKTLDLNTNKLGGTIPAELGNLSRLYWFDISSNNIRGTLPVELGKLGKAAHFHFNKNQLQGPIPPEIFHEKMSIIHVLFDQNNFSGMIPSTLGLVKTIQILKFDRNHLEGGIPSNISSLENLSDMRLSNNELKGQIPDLSVLSNLQYLDLSNNSFDASPVPQWISSLTLLTTIAIENGKLNGSLPSSVLKLPQLETLRMAGNFINGVVDLSGLTGQTLQLVDLEYNNITSFNPLNTPMDVNFFGNPVCADGSQQLKLKACHPEKAAIGTPYTTVTKDCGEATKCGENLKIDPVDCECAMPFEGYLIFRAPSFATLNIISRFQKLEKSLMNLTNLVGLTNSSVYIFCCMSFNMDDSLKIPIRIFPPVRMKYFGQAYVVNLIYSLSNQSYNPPTEFGPYYFIPTSYTHPDPSKGSSKVPVIGIAIGVPLAVLAILGMGIYIIILKRKAKRAAKNSRPFGSWGFASGECNGDAPKLKGARWFTFEELKQATNNFSTENEIGAGGYGKVYKGILAESRQMVAVKRAKAESLQGGGEFKTEIELLSRVHHKNLVGLIGFCSEEGEHMLVYEFMPNASLRDNLSGRTGITLDWRRRIQIALGAARGLTYLHDHANPAIIHRDVKSSNILLDENLNPKVADFGLSKLIADTGGRGHITSQVKGTMGYLDPEYYMTHQLTQKSDVYSFGVVLLEMLSARQPIERGKYLVREVKSASERGGRDILAELQLLDPVLRNSPISPSVLDCFVKLAVSCCEDEGACRPKMSEVVKELESMADKCGGNDIEREREMEDGEATFRKLGFHRLANSASASFDYSGSGGHIVPPIVEPK; translated from the exons GCATCTAACTTCAATGGGTCTAAAAGGAGAACTGCCACCTGAAATTGGAAGCCTTACTGCTCTTCAAAGTCT AGATTTATCGTACAACACAGGCTTGACTGGACAAATTCCGTCAAGTCTAGGAAACTTGGGCAGACTTTTCGAGCT GTTGTTAATTGGGTGCAGTTTAAGTGGGCGCATTCCAGCTGAACTTGGCAACCTGCAAAGGCTTAAAACTCT GGATCTGAATACCAACAAATTAGGTGGAACTATTCCTGCGGAATTGGGCAACCTTAGCAGACTTTACTGGTTCGACATTTCCAGCAATAACATTCGCGGAACACTTCCAGTCGAGCTTGGGAAGCTTGGAAAAGCCGCTCACTT CCACTTCAATAAAAACCAACTGCAAGGCCCCATTCCGCCTGAAATTTTCCACGAAAAAATGTCCATCATACATGT GCTGTTTGATCAAAATAATTTCAGTGGAATGATACCCTCAACACTGGGTCTTGTTAAGACCATACAAATTCT GAAATTTGATCGAAACCATTTGGAAGGTGGAATACCGTCAAACATTAGCTCCTTGGAAAACCTATCTGACAT GCGTCTTTCAAACAATGAACTGAAGGGTCAAATACCTGATTTATCCGTGCTGAGCAACCTACAGTACTT gGACCTGAGCAACAATTCATTTGACGCGTCCCCTGTTCCTCAATGGATTTCTTCATTGACCTTGTTAACTACAAT TGCCATAGAAAATGGAAAATTGAATGGATCGTTACCTTCTAGCGTTTTAAAATTACCACAGCTGGAGACATT GAGGATGGCGGGAAATTTCATCAATGGAGTTGTGGACCTTAGCGGCTTAACAGGACAGACACTGCAACTAGTAGATTTAGAGTATAACAACATCACAAGCTTTAACCCGCTAAACACTCCCATGGACGT CAATTTCTTCGGTAACCCGGTCTGTGCTGACGGATCACAACAATTAAAGTTGAAAGCTTGTCATCCAGAAAAGGCAGCAATTGGCACTCCCTACACAACTGTTACAAAAGATTGTGGGGAAGCTACGAAATGTGGAGAGAATCTGAAAATCGATCCTGTTGATTGTGAATGTGCAATGCCCTTTGAAGGGTATCTGATATTCAGAGCTCCTTCCTTTGCAACTCTGAACATTATTTCCAGATTccaaaaactagagaaatccttaaTGAACCTCACAAACTTGGTGGGCTTGACAAACTCATCGGTATACATTTTTTGCTGCATGTCTTTTAACATGGATGACTCTCTCAAAATACCCATACGGATTTTTCCACCGGTTCGAATGAAGTATTTTGGGCAAGCATATGTTGTAAATCTGATTTACAGTTTAAGCAATCAGTCTTACAACCCACCGACTGAATTCGGACCCTATTATTTCATACCGACTTCATACACCCACCCTG ATCCTTCCAAAGGCTCAAGTAAAGTGCCAGTTATTGGTATAGCAATTGGTGTGCCATTGGCAGTCCTTGCCATTCTTGGCATGGGGATCTATATAATCATAttaaaaaggaaagcaaaaagggCAGCTAAAAATAGCAGACCATTTG GTTCCTGGGGATTTGCAAGCGGCGAATGTAACGGAGATGCCCCCAAACTGAAAGGAGCAAGGTGGTTTACATTCGAGGAACTCAAACAGGCAACAAACAATTTCTCCACTGAGAATGAAATTGGAGCTGGAGGTTATGGCAAG GTGTACAAAGGGATCCTGGCGGAGAGTAGACAAATGGTGGCTGTGAAGAGAGCAAAGGCAGAGTCTTTGCAGGGGGGAGGGGAATTCAAGACCGAAATAGAACTGCTGTCGCGTGTTCATCACAAGAATCTGGTGGGACTCATCGGATTTTGTTCTGAAGAAGGGGAACATATGCTTGTCTACGAATTCATGCCAAATGCCTCACTCAGGGACAATCTCTCTG GCAGAACAGGGATAACCCTTGATTGGAGAAGAAGAATTCAAATTGCTTTGGGGGCAGCTAGAGGACTAACGTACCTCCACGATCATGCAAACCCTGCAATAATTCACAGAGACGTGAAATCCAGCAACATCCTGCTTGATGAAAACCTGAATCCCAAGGTAGCAGATTTCGGGCTTTCGAAACTCATAGCAGACACAGGCGGCAGGGGCCATATCACAAGCCAAGTCAAGGGAACAATG GGGTACCTGGACCCAGAGTATTATATGACACATCAACTAACTCAGAAGAGCGACGTGTACAGTTTCGGTGTAGTACTGCTAGAAATGTTAAGTGCGAGGCAACCCATAGAGCGAGGTAAATATCTGGTTAGAGAAGTGAAGAGTGCTAGTGAAAGAGGAGGGAGAGATATTCTTGCAGAGCTGCAGCTGTTGGATCCAGTTCTCAGAAACTCTCCCATCTCTCCCTCTGTTTTGGATTGCTTTGTAAAGTTAGCAGTGAGTTGTTGTGAAGACGAGGGTGCATGTCGACCGAAAATGAGTGAAGTGGTGAAGGAGCTTGAGTCCATGGCGGACAAGTGTGGAGGTAATGATATAGAGcgtgagagagagatggaagatgGGGAGGCTACATTTAGAAAGCTCGGGTTTCATCGTTTGGCTAACTCTGCGTCAGCTTCATTTGATTACAGTGGTAGTGGTGGACATATTGTGCCTCCAATCGTAGAACCCAAGTAA